Proteins from a single region of Oryza brachyantha chromosome 6, ObraRS2, whole genome shotgun sequence:
- the LOC102711268 gene encoding uncharacterized protein LOC102711268 isoform X2 — protein MDRAEGQSSEPGDYAAPAQDDNVQTASGHNSRRPNLSLQIPARTLDNQIGSSARINISPSPSSTRAGLPPRPNSTRTKSSLKNIIPQQNFRARSSAQEGDRAILLTPGTTSEGPLDNTSALRSFSFRKVINSLSAKRTHSLPVTPIATADKASPPGIQIDNVPTTDNQEIQARIRRSLSAPGNRKNRSLRRADSLGVIRVIPTTPRPIPADTIASSDGIEETVDGSGDEGEDIPEEEAVCRICLVELNEGGETLKMECSCKGELALAHQECAVKWFSIKGNKICDVCKQEVQNLPVTLLRIPTQTANRRVTNGAHQRASQQYRFWQDIPILVMVSMLAYFCFLEQLLVTDLRSRALAISLPFSCVLGLLSSMIASTMEVNCTYIRVHYLLLLATNDNWVFLYPYSNEELSMGVCFVPVCYCDPVCSYLLQRVKSKSSPCSPTIFIHWVWNCY, from the exons ATGGACAGAGCGGAGGGTCAGTCCTCGGAGCCGGGCGATTACGCG GCACCGGCCCAGGATGACAATGTGCAAACTGCATCCGGGCATAATTCGCGAAGGCCAAACCTTTCTTTGCAAATACCAGCTAGGACCCTGGATAACCAAATAGGCAGTTCAGCGCGAATTAATATATCTCCTAGTCCCAGTTCAACGAGAGCAGGATTACCCCCGAGGCCTAATTCAACTAGAACAAAATCTTCTCTGAAGAACATCATTCCACAACAGAATTTCCGGGCAAGAAGTTCAGCACAGGAAGGTGATCGAGCTATCCTTCTAACTCCTGGGACAACATCAGAAGGGCCGCTGGATAATACATCTGCATTGagatccttttcttttagaaaggTCATAAACTCGTTATCTGCAAAACGCACGCATTCTTTGCCGGTCACGCCTATAGCAACTGCAGACAAAGCTTCTCCTCCGGGAATTCAGATCGACAATGTGCCAACCACAGAT AATCAAGAAATTCAAGCAAGAATTAGGCGTTCACTTTCAGCACCAGGAAATCGTAAAAACAGGAGTTTGAGGAGGGCAGATTCGTTAGGTGTCATCCGTGTGATCCCAACAACTCCCCGGCCTATCCCAGCTGATACAATTGCATCAAGTGATGGAATTGAAGAAACAGTGGATG GTTCTGGAGATGAAGGTGAAGATATTCCTGAAGAAGAGGCAGTCTGCAGAATTTGTCTAGTTGAACTAAATGAAGGAGGAGAAACACTTAAAATGGAGTGCAGCTGCAAAGGGGAACTTGCCCTTGCACACCAAGAGTGTGCTGTCAAATGGTTCAGCATCAAGGGAAACAAGATATGTGATGTCTGCAAACAAGAAGTTCAAAATTTGCCTGTCACTTTATTGAGAATACCAACTCAAACTGCTAACAGGCGTGTAACAAATGGTGCTCATCAAAGAGCTTCTCAACAATACAG ATTTTGGCAGGACATTCCAATTTTGGTCATGGTTAGCATGCTTGCATACTTCTGTTTCTTGGAACAACTTCTG GTTACAGATTTGCGATCACGTGCACTGGCAATTTCGTTGCCTTTCTCATGCGTTCTGGGCCTCCTTTCTTCCATGATTGCATCCACCATGG AAGTAAACTGCACCTACATTAGGGTTCATTATCTGTTACTCCTTGCCACCAATGACAATTGGGTTTTTCTTTACCCCTACAGTAACGAAGAGTTATCTATGGGCGTATGCTTCGTTCCAGTTTGCTATTGTGATCCTGTTTGCTCATATCTTCTACAACGTG TTAAAAGTAAATCCAGTCCTTGCAGTCCTACTATCTTCATTCACTGGGTTTGGAATTGCTATTAG
- the LOC102711268 gene encoding uncharacterized protein LOC102711268 isoform X1: MDRAEGQSSEPGDYAAPAQDDNVQTASGHNSRRPNLSLQIPARTLDNQIGSSARINISPSPSSTRAGLPPRPNSTRTKSSLKNIIPQQNFRARSSAQEGDRAILLTPGTTSEGPLDNTSALRSFSFRKVINSLSAKRTHSLPVTPIATADKASPPGIQIDNVPTTDNQEIQARIRRSLSAPGNRKNRSLRRADSLGVIRVIPTTPRPIPADTIASSDGIEETVDGSGDEGEDIPEEEAVCRICLVELNEGGETLKMECSCKGELALAHQECAVKWFSIKGNKICDVCKQEVQNLPVTLLRIPTQTANRRVTNGAHQRASQQYRFWQDIPILVMVSMLAYFCFLEQLLVTDLRSRALAISLPFSCVLGLLSSMIASTMVTKSYLWAYASFQFAIVILFAHIFYNVLKVNPVLAVLLSSFTGFGIAISANSMLVEYLRWRSRRNQQLAQSVNDGQRQEPASDAVSENNGDRQQRQHQESGDNIV; the protein is encoded by the exons ATGGACAGAGCGGAGGGTCAGTCCTCGGAGCCGGGCGATTACGCG GCACCGGCCCAGGATGACAATGTGCAAACTGCATCCGGGCATAATTCGCGAAGGCCAAACCTTTCTTTGCAAATACCAGCTAGGACCCTGGATAACCAAATAGGCAGTTCAGCGCGAATTAATATATCTCCTAGTCCCAGTTCAACGAGAGCAGGATTACCCCCGAGGCCTAATTCAACTAGAACAAAATCTTCTCTGAAGAACATCATTCCACAACAGAATTTCCGGGCAAGAAGTTCAGCACAGGAAGGTGATCGAGCTATCCTTCTAACTCCTGGGACAACATCAGAAGGGCCGCTGGATAATACATCTGCATTGagatccttttcttttagaaaggTCATAAACTCGTTATCTGCAAAACGCACGCATTCTTTGCCGGTCACGCCTATAGCAACTGCAGACAAAGCTTCTCCTCCGGGAATTCAGATCGACAATGTGCCAACCACAGAT AATCAAGAAATTCAAGCAAGAATTAGGCGTTCACTTTCAGCACCAGGAAATCGTAAAAACAGGAGTTTGAGGAGGGCAGATTCGTTAGGTGTCATCCGTGTGATCCCAACAACTCCCCGGCCTATCCCAGCTGATACAATTGCATCAAGTGATGGAATTGAAGAAACAGTGGATG GTTCTGGAGATGAAGGTGAAGATATTCCTGAAGAAGAGGCAGTCTGCAGAATTTGTCTAGTTGAACTAAATGAAGGAGGAGAAACACTTAAAATGGAGTGCAGCTGCAAAGGGGAACTTGCCCTTGCACACCAAGAGTGTGCTGTCAAATGGTTCAGCATCAAGGGAAACAAGATATGTGATGTCTGCAAACAAGAAGTTCAAAATTTGCCTGTCACTTTATTGAGAATACCAACTCAAACTGCTAACAGGCGTGTAACAAATGGTGCTCATCAAAGAGCTTCTCAACAATACAG ATTTTGGCAGGACATTCCAATTTTGGTCATGGTTAGCATGCTTGCATACTTCTGTTTCTTGGAACAACTTCTG GTTACAGATTTGCGATCACGTGCACTGGCAATTTCGTTGCCTTTCTCATGCGTTCTGGGCCTCCTTTCTTCCATGATTGCATCCACCATGG TAACGAAGAGTTATCTATGGGCGTATGCTTCGTTCCAGTTTGCTATTGTGATCCTGTTTGCTCATATCTTCTACAACGTG TTAAAAGTAAATCCAGTCCTTGCAGTCCTACTATCTTCATTCACTGGGTTTGGAATTGCTATTAGTGCAAACTCTATGCTAGTAGAATACTTGAGGTGGAGATCCAGGAGGAATCAACAGTTAGCTCAATCTGTTAATGATGGTCAGCGACAAGAACCTGCAAGTGATGCTGTAAGTGAAAACAATGGTGATAGACAGCAAAGGCAGCATCAAGAATCTGGAGATAACATTGTATGA
- the LOC102711538 gene encoding probable 3-hydroxyisobutyrate dehydrogenase, mitochondrial, with amino-acid sequence MGVVGWRVRSMVQQWGWNCRRGLSSAAVRSQLENVGFIGLGNMGAHMARNLVMAGYKVTVHDINENTMKKFSDDGIPTKQSPLEVSESSDVIITMLPSSAHVLDVYNGQNGLLADGANLGPWLYIDSSTVDPQTSRKISMDISRCTLKENKAYNDKPVMLDAPVSGGVPAAEAGKLTFMVGGLEEAYLAAKPLLLSMGKNAIYCGGPGNGSVAKICNNMAMAISMLGVSEAFALGQNLGIKASVLTDIFNCSSARCWSSDTYNPVPGVMMGVPSSRNYDGGFTSKLMTKDLDLAMVSASGVGFKCPFGSQAFEIYRKLCADGCELKDFSCAFRHYYDGKDEN; translated from the exons ATGGGGGTTGTTGGATGGAGGGTTCGTTCAATGGTACAGCAATGGGGTTGGAACTGTCGCCGGGGCCTCTCTTCTGCTGCGGTTCGATCTCAATTGGAG AATGTAGGGTTCATAGGATTGGGAAATATGGGTGCCCATATGGCAAGGAACCTGGTGATGGCTGGATATAAAGTAACTGTTCATGATAT CAATGAGAACACCATGAAGAAGTTCTCAGATGATGGAATTCCCACAAAACAGTCTCCACTTGAAGTGTCTGAGTCCAGTGATGTCATAATAACGATGCTACCTTCATCTGCCCAT GTATTAGATGTATACAATGGACAGAATGGCTTGCTTGCTGATGGGGCCAACCTTGGACCTTGGTTATACATAGATTCATCTACGGTTGATCCGCAAACATCAAGAAAGATATCAATGGACATCTCAAGATGCActttgaaagaaaacaaag CCTATAATGATAAACCGGTGATGCTGGATGCTCCTGTGTCAGGAGGTGTTCCTGCCGCAGAAGCTGGGAAACTGACTTTCATG GTAGGTGGTTTAGAAGAAGCATATCTAGCAGCAAAACCCTTACTTCTCTCAATGGGAAAAAATGCAATATATTGTGGTGGTCCTGGAAATGGCTCG gtTGCAAAGATCTGTAACAACATGGCAATGGCTATCAGCATGCTTGGAGTCTCTGAAGCTTTTGCTCTTGGCCAGAATCTTGGAATCAAAGCTAGCGTTCTTACAGACATATTCAACTGCTCAAGTGCCCGCTGCTGGAGCAG TGACACATATAACCCAGTTCCTGGAGTAATGATGGGTGTGCCGTCATCGAGGAATTATGATGGTGGTTTCACCTCCAAACTAATG ACTAAAGATTTGGATTTGGCGATGGTCTCTGCATCTGGAGTTGGCTTTAAATGTCCCTTTGGTTCTCAGGCATTTGAAAT TTACCGAAAGCTATGCGCGGATGGCTGCGAACTCAAGGACTTCTCATGTGCATTTCGCCATTACTATGATGGAAAGGATGAAAATTGA